The following proteins are co-located in the Brevibacillus laterosporus DSM 25 genome:
- a CDS encoding ABC transporter substrate-binding protein, whose protein sequence is MIQIRKYIVNFCMIAMIGAVSVGCGSPSEEQKSSTEKISIQTIPKNTPTPSENAKPDMKDTTVSTQKYTDYKGHSVVIPVAPQRIIFAGETFSDLVALQINAVGTSSNWITDTVYEDKVKQHTVDVGFPINLEKALGLEPDLIIIGSTDEKEYEQLSKIAPTIMFDTFAPMDERITLLGSIVGKEQQAKEWLAGYHAKDNKMWDELHAAGIGNDETASVFTYYPGNRLFVMASTGLSQVLYQPNGFKPTAPIQEILNNNTGFKEISMELLPKYAGDRIFILVPIADEAKRSTDDLLKTAIWKELPGVKQGHVYSLDIVKSGSDALTREWLIEELPKLLKK, encoded by the coding sequence ATGATTCAAATCCGAAAATATATCGTTAATTTTTGTATGATTGCAATGATTGGAGCAGTGTCAGTGGGCTGTGGTAGCCCTTCAGAAGAGCAGAAAAGCAGCACAGAAAAAATTTCGATACAAACCATTCCCAAAAATACACCTACCCCTTCTGAGAACGCAAAACCAGATATGAAGGATACAACTGTTTCTACACAAAAATATACAGATTATAAAGGGCATTCTGTAGTGATTCCTGTTGCACCACAACGCATCATTTTTGCTGGCGAAACATTTAGTGATTTAGTAGCCCTACAGATAAATGCTGTCGGTACGTCCTCCAATTGGATTACAGACACAGTTTATGAAGATAAAGTCAAACAACACACTGTAGATGTCGGCTTTCCAATCAACCTTGAAAAAGCGTTGGGTCTTGAACCAGACTTAATTATTATTGGAAGTACAGATGAAAAGGAATACGAACAGCTTTCTAAAATTGCACCTACGATTATGTTCGATACCTTTGCACCGATGGACGAACGTATCACTTTATTAGGTAGCATTGTTGGGAAAGAGCAACAAGCAAAGGAGTGGCTGGCTGGTTACCATGCCAAGGATAACAAGATGTGGGATGAGTTACATGCAGCAGGGATAGGAAATGACGAGACTGCTTCTGTGTTCACCTATTATCCTGGAAATCGGTTATTTGTCATGGCAAGCACAGGGCTTTCACAAGTGCTATACCAGCCAAATGGCTTTAAACCAACCGCACCTATTCAAGAAATATTGAACAATAATACAGGATTTAAAGAAATATCCATGGAGCTTCTGCCAAAATATGCCGGTGATCGGATTTTTATCCTCGTTCCTATCGCTGATGAAGCGAAGAGATCTACAGATGATTTACTAAAAACAGCAATTTGGAAGGAGCTACCTGGCGTAAAACAGGGACATGTCTATTCCCTTGATATCGTTAAATCTGGTAGTGATGCTTTAACAAGAGAATGGCTGATAGAGGAATTACCTAAGCTACTTAAAAAATAA